One Chryseobacterium indoltheticum DNA segment encodes these proteins:
- a CDS encoding cupin domain-containing protein: MKRLSQFTIIIMIMLFQQKIYAQKTAAANESSQYTIENCVNEFDLTKATKTKSGYQYWFADKKFTEENTLKMSIVEPGKSTHAPHHHPEEEFFYILEGKASFYLDGKTVEVGANTSLYCPPNSEHGISNAGDKDLKYLVIKKDLR; this comes from the coding sequence ATGAAAAGATTATCCCAATTCACGATTATCATAATGATCATGTTATTCCAGCAAAAGATATACGCTCAGAAAACAGCTGCAGCAAATGAATCTTCTCAATATACGATTGAAAACTGCGTGAACGAATTTGATTTAACTAAAGCGACGAAAACAAAATCCGGTTATCAGTATTGGTTTGCCGATAAGAAATTCACTGAAGAAAACACGTTGAAGATGAGCATTGTAGAGCCTGGAAAATCTACGCATGCGCCACATCATCATCCTGAAGAAGAATTTTTTTATATTTTGGAAGGAAAAGCTTCTTTTTATCTTGATGGTAAAACTGTGGAAGTCGGAGCAAATACCAGTTTGTACTGTCCTCCAAATTCAGAGCATGGAATTAGCAATGCGGGAGATAAAGATTTGAAATATCTTGTGATTAAAAAGGATTTGCGGTAG
- a CDS encoding DUF3320 domain-containing protein: MEQIIPFDLQIQHSPYFNYTFCLNQYSFLQSISFREVSEDFENLNLQITSSLGLFEKYDVYIDKIRQNSLYKISLFNFIFNNDLLKRLTEKDLDQIKIQVFKDGESIYEKGFNIEVLPMDYFGGLQSYPQLLASYVLSNNNLLYKLKADAIDILARNKLTPSFEGYQQKSKERVLQMVSAIYKSIQNLELIYSAMPPSFEKNGQRIRLVDTVLETKFGNCIDISLLFAACLEAIDLNPIIVVTDGHAFVGVWLDDQRFDGIITFDQAAISKRIASGIKEIALIESTSLCRGTQVSFKDAMNSAETQLMDSSRFLLSLDIKNARSAGISPLPLLKNETIKSLDFDSNKNSTELDQDFDLGTQYDDLELTDFSNLTKQKVWERKLLDLSLRNNLLNLRFTKSMLQLIDTKINVLEDSLADGKSFTIHPDNNQAVLRKYNLYGEPLHQSQPLFKFADDEFKYNRLLTYYHQDDLDNILTNLYRSAKLAEEENGKSTLYLGIGLLKWFEPKNKDVPRLAPILLVPVELSRKSVNSKFTLRSREEETMINITLLEYLKQEFKLNINSLENLPMDESGVDVPKVLAIIRNAVLNLEGWDVLEQLVLGIFSFNKLILWQDISKYSEEIQKSSIVKSLIDGRLTETLESVENDAQSLENISASELVLPISTDNSQLNAVKNANLNKSFILHGPPGTGKSQTITNIIADALSNDKKVLFVAAKKAALDVVHHRLENIGLGAFCLELHSNKSKKSDVLKQFERTLEVPKYKINADYHEEAKRLDERRKELGKYVNELHKKFPIGWSLFDTIAFLETNYVNADERFHINFPLESADVFNWNQWKDWLIPFASIVRKVGQPSLHALRPIKTSSHQFENKNLILSAISQYNEKKNSAEQVKSQFQLDEVSNSDSIEILEYLKNNPVKSGLVDIVFNEGQLNLFKNWMTQQTQFQQTENQITSNFNSSILNIDFASLKLLWNQAKHTWFIPKWFKQRKVKQQLNGYAKSGIESDVQIDGLFDKLENYQQLKNQLNNLHYNALSSVTNLYFNGSSFDISAIEKDLKTIESTKDLAQKISIPNFPEWLKYFSSKQNNNQNISEVVETLKDFDNAETQLLEFVHEVPNDADLQTIVQNIHQLEDWINFNSLKEKAQDLNLNWFIDFLEKGWLDTESLELEFEKIIHLNLFIKTIYSSGTLNGFDANIYESQIQQYKNLHKEFTELTKNQLTMKLSDRIPNFSHEAVQSSEIGILQKAIRNKGRGLSIRKLFDQIPTLIPRLKPCMLMSPISVAQYFDVNEEHFDLVIFDEASQLPTSEAVSALARAKQAIIVGDPKQMPPTSFFASQKVDEENFELEDLESILDDCLALSIPSNYLLRHYRSKHESLISFSNAHFYDNKLLTFPSPDDLNRKVTFEFVDGFYDKGKTRTNKNEAEAIIQYIKDHLERKNKKSIGVVTFSQTQQSLIEDLLQKLFQENPNLEEFTINSEEPIFIKNLENVQGDERDIILFSIGYGPDEDGKVSMNFGPLNRDGGWRRLNVAVTRARYEMKVFSSLKGDQIDMNRTSSEGVLGLKNFLNFSEKGLVYHNSNSNINQQKLMVNSIAKHLEESGLKIKTNIGTSEYKVDIGVINPENESEYLMAILLDSENYFNINTTNDRELLVPNVLKGLGWNVFRIWTLDWIKNKEKIVEKIQAEIEKIKTEVKEKQEEIIELKTSEKVYLSEVSETEKPSKMISYVAAELIPEINANSESIYLFENKQVLLSQIKTIIDTESPISQNALFRKILKLWNTSRAGGKMNNYLLETLNSIPNLQSTENYQKFYWSENLQPQNLAVYRDNSIEKRLIDEIAPEEISVAIMELMHSSLSLNKDELVRAVCKIFGFAKVGSQIDSVVNFSVEELIGKGLLKEVEGRIVLG; this comes from the coding sequence ATGGAGCAGATTATTCCGTTTGATTTACAGATACAGCACAGCCCTTATTTCAATTATACTTTTTGTTTAAACCAATATTCTTTTCTTCAAAGCATTTCCTTCAGAGAAGTGAGTGAAGATTTTGAAAACTTAAACCTTCAGATCACCTCATCTTTGGGTTTATTTGAAAAATATGATGTATATATTGATAAAATCAGGCAGAATTCACTGTATAAAATATCTCTTTTCAACTTTATTTTTAATAATGATTTATTGAAAAGACTGACTGAAAAAGATTTAGATCAAATCAAAATTCAGGTTTTTAAAGACGGAGAATCTATTTATGAGAAGGGTTTCAATATTGAAGTTCTGCCGATGGATTATTTTGGTGGATTGCAATCGTATCCGCAACTTTTGGCTTCGTATGTTCTTTCAAATAATAATCTTTTATATAAACTGAAAGCTGATGCGATTGATATTTTAGCGAGAAATAAACTTACTCCATCTTTTGAAGGTTATCAACAGAAAAGCAAAGAAAGGGTTTTACAGATGGTTTCGGCAATTTATAAATCTATTCAGAATCTGGAATTGATTTACAGCGCAATGCCTCCAAGTTTTGAGAAGAACGGACAAAGAATCAGGCTTGTGGACACGGTTTTGGAAACAAAATTCGGGAACTGCATCGATATTTCTTTGCTTTTCGCAGCGTGTCTTGAAGCAATTGATTTGAATCCGATTATCGTTGTAACAGACGGTCACGCTTTTGTTGGAGTTTGGTTGGATGATCAGCGTTTCGATGGAATAATTACTTTTGATCAAGCTGCAATTTCTAAAAGAATTGCTTCAGGAATTAAAGAAATTGCTTTAATCGAATCGACCAGTTTGTGCAGAGGAACCCAAGTTTCATTCAAAGATGCGATGAATTCTGCGGAAACTCAGTTGATGGATTCATCAAGATTTTTGCTTTCATTAGACATCAAAAATGCAAGGTCAGCGGGAATTTCTCCACTCCCACTTTTAAAAAATGAAACGATTAAAAGTCTCGATTTCGATTCCAATAAAAATTCAACAGAACTCGATCAGGATTTTGATTTGGGAACTCAATATGATGATCTTGAACTGACAGACTTTTCAAATTTGACCAAGCAAAAAGTTTGGGAAAGAAAACTGCTCGATCTTTCGCTCAGAAATAATCTTCTAAATCTGCGATTTACCAAAAGTATGCTACAGCTGATTGACACCAAAATAAATGTACTTGAAGATAGTTTAGCCGACGGAAAATCATTCACGATTCATCCAGACAACAATCAGGCGGTTCTTAGAAAATATAATCTGTACGGCGAGCCTTTACATCAGTCGCAACCGCTTTTTAAATTTGCGGATGATGAGTTTAAATACAACCGACTTTTAACATATTATCATCAGGATGATCTCGATAATATCCTCACCAACCTTTACAGAAGTGCAAAACTCGCAGAAGAAGAAAACGGGAAAAGTACATTGTATTTGGGAATTGGATTATTAAAATGGTTTGAACCAAAAAATAAAGACGTTCCAAGACTGGCTCCGATTTTATTAGTTCCTGTTGAACTTTCGAGAAAATCTGTGAATTCTAAATTCACACTTCGAAGCCGTGAAGAAGAAACGATGATCAACATTACGTTGCTTGAATATTTAAAACAGGAATTCAAGCTCAACATCAACAGCCTCGAAAATCTTCCGATGGATGAATCGGGAGTTGATGTGCCGAAAGTTTTGGCGATTATCAGAAATGCGGTTCTCAATCTTGAAGGTTGGGATGTTTTGGAACAATTGGTTTTGGGAATTTTTTCCTTTAATAAATTGATTCTCTGGCAAGATATTTCAAAATATTCGGAAGAAATTCAGAAAAGTTCGATTGTAAAAAGTTTGATCGACGGACGATTGACAGAAACTTTGGAAAGCGTGGAAAATGATGCTCAAAGTTTAGAAAATATCTCCGCTTCTGAATTGGTTTTGCCTATTTCGACCGACAATTCTCAGTTGAATGCGGTAAAGAATGCCAATCTCAATAAAAGTTTTATTCTTCACGGACCTCCCGGAACCGGAAAATCACAGACGATTACTAACATAATTGCCGACGCTTTATCGAATGATAAAAAAGTACTCTTTGTAGCTGCGAAAAAAGCCGCTTTAGATGTGGTTCATCACCGATTGGAAAATATTGGCTTGGGTGCATTCTGCCTCGAATTGCATTCCAATAAATCTAAAAAATCGGATGTTCTGAAACAGTTTGAAAGAACGCTTGAAGTTCCAAAATATAAAATCAATGCCGATTATCACGAAGAAGCAAAACGCCTCGACGAACGCAGAAAAGAACTTGGGAAATATGTAAATGAACTGCACAAAAAATTCCCGATTGGCTGGAGTTTATTTGATACGATTGCCTTCTTGGAAACCAATTATGTAAATGCAGATGAGCGTTTTCACATCAATTTCCCTTTGGAAAGCGCTGATGTTTTTAACTGGAATCAGTGGAAAGACTGGTTGATTCCGTTTGCGTCGATTGTGCGGAAAGTCGGGCAACCATCACTTCATGCTTTACGTCCGATAAAAACTTCAAGTCATCAGTTTGAAAATAAAAATCTTATTCTTTCCGCAATTTCTCAATATAATGAAAAGAAAAATTCGGCTGAACAGGTAAAAAGCCAGTTTCAATTGGATGAAGTTTCCAATTCTGACAGCATAGAAATTCTTGAATATTTAAAAAACAATCCGGTGAAATCCGGTTTGGTTGACATTGTTTTCAATGAAGGTCAGCTGAATTTATTCAAAAACTGGATGACTCAGCAAACGCAGTTTCAACAAACTGAAAATCAAATCACTTCCAATTTTAATTCTTCCATCTTAAATATCGATTTTGCTTCATTAAAACTGTTGTGGAATCAGGCAAAACATACGTGGTTTATTCCGAAATGGTTTAAACAAAGGAAAGTAAAACAGCAACTAAACGGTTACGCAAAATCAGGAATAGAATCTGATGTGCAAATCGATGGACTTTTTGACAAGCTTGAAAATTATCAGCAGCTTAAAAATCAATTAAACAATCTTCATTACAATGCACTTTCATCGGTGACGAATCTTTATTTTAACGGAAGTTCGTTTGATATTTCTGCGATTGAAAAAGATTTAAAAACCATTGAAAGTACGAAGGATTTAGCTCAAAAAATTTCCATTCCGAATTTTCCGGAATGGCTAAAATATTTTTCATCAAAACAAAATAACAATCAGAATATTTCTGAAGTCGTTGAAACGTTGAAAGATTTTGACAATGCAGAAACTCAGCTTTTAGAATTTGTGCATGAAGTTCCTAATGATGCTGATTTACAGACAATTGTTCAGAATATTCATCAGTTGGAAGACTGGATTAATTTCAACAGTTTAAAAGAAAAAGCACAAGATTTAAATCTAAACTGGTTCATCGATTTCCTTGAAAAAGGCTGGCTCGATACAGAATCTCTTGAGCTCGAATTTGAAAAAATCATTCATCTGAATTTATTCATTAAAACCATTTACAGTTCGGGAACTTTGAACGGTTTTGATGCCAATATTTATGAATCTCAGATTCAGCAGTATAAAAATCTTCACAAAGAATTTACAGAACTGACCAAAAATCAGTTAACGATGAAACTGAGCGATAGAATTCCTAATTTTTCTCATGAAGCCGTTCAAAGCTCAGAAATTGGAATTTTGCAGAAAGCCATCAGAAACAAAGGTCGAGGTTTATCCATCAGAAAACTATTTGACCAAATTCCTACTTTAATTCCGAGGCTGAAACCGTGTATGTTGATGAGTCCGATTTCGGTGGCGCAATACTTTGATGTAAATGAAGAGCATTTTGACTTGGTTATTTTCGATGAAGCTTCGCAGTTGCCGACTTCTGAAGCGGTAAGTGCTTTGGCGAGGGCAAAACAGGCAATCATTGTAGGCGACCCGAAACAGATGCCACCGACCAGTTTTTTTGCGTCTCAAAAAGTGGATGAAGAAAATTTTGAGCTCGAAGATCTGGAAAGTATTTTGGATGATTGTCTGGCGCTTTCGATTCCTTCAAATTATTTATTGAGACATTACCGAAGCAAGCATGAAAGTTTGATTTCTTTCTCCAACGCTCATTTTTACGATAATAAACTGCTCACGTTCCCATCTCCGGATGATCTGAACCGGAAAGTAACGTTTGAATTTGTTGACGGATTTTACGATAAAGGAAAAACGAGAACCAATAAAAATGAAGCGGAAGCAATAATTCAATACATTAAAGATCATCTTGAAAGGAAAAACAAAAAATCGATTGGTGTGGTGACTTTCAGCCAGACTCAGCAAAGTCTGATTGAAGATTTACTGCAGAAATTATTTCAGGAAAATCCGAATTTGGAAGAGTTTACCATTAATTCTGAAGAACCAATTTTCATTAAAAATCTTGAAAATGTACAAGGTGATGAACGTGATATTATTCTGTTCTCGATTGGTTACGGACCTGATGAAGACGGAAAAGTTTCGATGAATTTCGGTCCGCTCAACCGCGACGGAGGTTGGAGACGACTGAATGTTGCCGTAACAAGAGCACGCTACGAAATGAAAGTGTTTTCTTCATTAAAAGGCGACCAGATCGATATGAACAGAACGAGTTCGGAAGGTGTTTTAGGATTGAAAAACTTCCTGAATTTTTCTGAAAAAGGCTTGGTTTATCACAATTCAAATTCCAATATAAATCAGCAGAAACTGATGGTGAATTCGATTGCGAAACATTTGGAGGAAAGCGGCCTGAAAATCAAAACCAACATCGGAACTTCGGAATATAAAGTTGACATCGGGGTGATCAATCCTGAAAATGAAAGTGAATATTTAATGGCAATTTTGCTGGACAGTGAAAATTATTTTAACATCAATACAACCAATGACCGAGAATTGCTCGTTCCTAATGTTTTGAAAGGTTTAGGTTGGAATGTTTTCAGAATCTGGACTTTGGACTGGATTAAAAACAAAGAAAAAATCGTTGAGAAAATTCAGGCTGAAATTGAAAAAATAAAGACTGAGGTAAAAGAGAAACAAGAAGAAATAATTGAACTAAAAACTTCTGAGAAAGTCTATCTGAGTGAAGTTTCGGAAACTGAAAAACCTTCAAAAATGATTTCTTATGTTGCAGCAGAATTGATTCCAGAAATTAATGCAAACTCAGAATCTATTTATCTTTTTGAAAACAAACAGGTTCTTCTCAGTCAAATCAAAACAATTATTGATACAGAATCACCGATTAGCCAGAATGCTTTATTCAGGAAGATTCTCAAGCTTTGGAACACTTCAAGAGCAGGTGGAAAAATGAATAATTATCTTTTGGAAACTTTAAATTCTATCCCGAATTTACAATCCACAGAAAATTATCAGAAATTTTACTGGAGCGAAAATCTACAGCCTCAAAATCTTGCTGTTTATCGAGACAATTCAATAGAAAAAAGACTGATTGACGAGATTGCACCTGAAGAAATTTCGGTTGCTATTATGGAATTGATGCATTCGAGTTTGAGTTTAAATAAGGACGAATTGGTTCGTGCGGTTTGTAAAATTTTTGGGTTTGCGAAAGTGGGTTCTCAGATTGATTCTGTAGTGAATTTTTCTGTAGAGGAATTGATCGGAAAAGGATTGCTGAAGGAAGTCGAGGGGAGAATTGTTTTGGGGTAA
- a CDS encoding HAEPLYID family protein, producing the protein MKTTKQILLAGILSILGGFLAFAQTKSKPVKVSHAEPIFQDLVRDLGARKGEKEFNLGADFSSGKNYRESGYLAEYEFAPINRLGLEVETDFSFFSQKNNSTKEQIPGNRLDGIRLSAQYTFFVSEKSQTSMALGYTQVIEFTDFKNYGKGKFITGLVYSPFFVAAKKWGSNIHTLVYTYPMIQHELGENTTPVDWQINTSVMYSLPNSGHFIGVEVNKEISHGKMSVTLRPQVKIKLDSHFAVGIVTGIPVSHDKENVSSFFRLVYEP; encoded by the coding sequence ATGAAAACAACCAAACAAATTTTACTAGCAGGAATTTTAAGCATTTTAGGAGGCTTCTTAGCATTTGCACAAACCAAGTCTAAACCCGTAAAAGTTTCTCACGCAGAGCCTATTTTTCAGGATTTGGTAAGAGATCTCGGAGCAAGAAAAGGTGAAAAGGAATTTAATTTGGGTGCCGATTTTTCAAGTGGAAAAAATTATAGAGAAAGCGGATATTTAGCCGAGTATGAATTTGCACCGATTAACCGATTAGGTCTCGAAGTGGAAACCGATTTTTCTTTTTTCAGTCAGAAAAATAATTCTACCAAAGAACAAATTCCCGGAAACCGATTAGATGGAATCAGGCTTTCTGCGCAGTACACTTTTTTTGTTTCAGAAAAATCTCAGACTTCGATGGCTTTAGGCTATACTCAAGTTATAGAATTTACAGATTTTAAAAATTACGGCAAAGGAAAATTTATTACAGGTTTGGTGTACAGTCCGTTTTTTGTGGCTGCGAAAAAATGGGGTTCGAATATTCATACTTTAGTTTACACGTATCCGATGATTCAGCATGAATTGGGAGAAAACACGACTCCAGTTGATTGGCAAATCAATACTTCCGTGATGTATTCTTTACCCAATTCCGGTCATTTTATAGGCGTGGAAGTCAACAAAGAAATAAGTCATGGAAAAATGTCGGTCACGCTTCGTCCGCAAGTAAAAATAAAACTCGATTCACATTTTGCTGTGGGAATCGTAACGGGAATTCCTGTTTCGCACGACAAAGAAAATGTGTCTTCGTTTTTTAGATTAGTATATGAACCTTGA
- a CDS encoding sensor histidine kinase translates to MKLLNKSILHLMTYLLLIVSLWSVIFYFNMLDEIKGSVDEELENYKRQIVFKAEKDPTILQQKTFDEGFFSVNKISKEKALSFKDTYEDTEIYAQDADDEAPELEPVRILTTVFEQNGSFYQLKIFNNMVEEDDLVKELLWDAAGLYVLLIFSILVINNWVLQRLWKPFYELLNELKNYRLGISKSFPQVETKTKEFSDLQDAVTTLLQYSEKSYEQQKEFIGNASHELQTPLAIAIGKLELLIEKENFTENQAAKIAEIMEIIERLVRLNKSLLLLTKIENKQFFDNQEIKVNDIVEKNIEDLQDIAEFKEVEISFSENSELLVKADAVLINIIVSNLLRNAIFHNIKSGKVEVQINAKKLIVKNTGIENSLHPEKIFTRFQKSEHHQSGSGLGLAIVQAIAELYDFSVSYDFKNGMHEFTVNF, encoded by the coding sequence ATGAAACTCCTCAACAAATCTATTCTTCATCTGATGACCTATCTTTTGCTGATCGTAAGTTTATGGTCAGTGATTTTTTATTTTAATATGCTCGATGAAATCAAAGGAAGTGTAGATGAAGAGCTCGAAAATTATAAAAGACAAATCGTTTTTAAGGCAGAAAAAGATCCCACTATTTTACAGCAGAAAACTTTTGATGAAGGTTTTTTTTCCGTTAATAAAATAAGCAAAGAAAAAGCTCTCAGTTTTAAAGACACTTATGAAGACACAGAAATCTATGCACAGGATGCCGATGATGAAGCTCCGGAACTAGAACCTGTAAGAATTTTGACAACAGTTTTTGAACAAAATGGAAGCTTTTATCAACTGAAAATTTTCAATAATATGGTTGAAGAAGATGATCTCGTAAAAGAATTGCTTTGGGATGCCGCCGGGTTGTATGTGCTTTTAATTTTCAGCATTTTGGTCATTAATAATTGGGTATTACAAAGACTTTGGAAGCCATTTTATGAACTTCTGAATGAGCTGAAAAATTACCGTTTAGGAATTAGCAAAAGCTTTCCGCAGGTTGAGACAAAAACCAAAGAATTCAGTGATTTACAGGATGCCGTCACTACCCTTTTGCAATACAGCGAAAAAAGCTACGAGCAGCAGAAAGAATTTATTGGGAACGCTTCACACGAACTTCAAACTCCCTTGGCGATTGCCATTGGTAAGCTTGAACTGCTAATTGAAAAAGAAAATTTCACAGAAAATCAGGCTGCAAAGATTGCTGAGATCATGGAAATTATCGAAAGATTAGTTCGTCTCAACAAATCACTTCTTTTGCTTACAAAAATTGAAAACAAACAGTTTTTTGATAATCAGGAAATTAAAGTTAATGATATTGTTGAAAAAAACATAGAAGATCTGCAGGATATTGCTGAATTTAAAGAAGTTGAGATCAGTTTTTCTGAAAACAGCGAACTTTTGGTAAAAGCCGATGCTGTTTTGATTAATATTATCGTTTCCAATCTACTGCGAAATGCAATTTTCCATAATATAAAATCCGGAAAGGTGGAAGTGCAGATTAATGCTAAAAAATTAATCGTTAAAAACACAGGAATTGAAAATTCTTTACACCCCGAAAAAATATTTACAAGATTCCAAAAATCTGAACATCATCAGTCAGGAAGCGGTTTGGGATTAGCGATTGTACAAGCGATTGCTGAATTGTATGATTTTTCGGTTTCTTATGATTTCAAAAACGGAATGCACGAGTTTACAGTGAATTTTTAA
- a CDS encoding PepSY-like domain-containing protein yields the protein MKNLIVAISILGLSLTNISAQDIHQNEVPSVILNNFQKSFPKAADIDWEIKGNLYEVEFETGLLGDDHKVLYSRDGKFVRHEEEISKNNLPKSVVTSINKSFSGYRIDDAKKITEGRKVIYNVELKNLSQEWKVVFDAQGRILQKRED from the coding sequence ATGAAAAATTTAATAGTAGCAATCAGCATTTTAGGTTTAAGTTTAACCAACATTTCAGCACAGGATATTCATCAAAATGAAGTTCCTTCGGTTATTCTAAACAATTTCCAAAAAAGTTTTCCAAAAGCAGCCGATATCGACTGGGAAATTAAAGGAAATCTTTATGAAGTAGAATTTGAAACAGGATTATTAGGTGATGATCATAAAGTTCTGTATTCCAGAGACGGAAAATTTGTAAGACATGAAGAAGAAATTTCAAAAAATAATCTTCCAAAATCGGTTGTAACTTCCATCAACAAATCTTTTTCTGGTTACAGAATCGATGATGCAAAGAAAATTACCGAAGGTAGAAAAGTGATTTACAATGTCGAACTGAAAAATCTTTCTCAAGAATGGAAAGTAGTTTTTGATGCACAGGGAAGAATTTTACAGAAAAGAGAAGATTAA
- a CDS encoding DUF4861 family protein has translation MNKISITRMSCAIVCIAANFVNAQTSIQVKNTQNFARNEIVSLPINQLKGFLGKNKAEDFRIKDAQNNYVTIQWIDNDRDGKNDEVLFQAKVDAKKTNSYKIIADSKVAVPESKLTTYSRLVPERVDDYTWENDKIAFRVYGPKGQAEALAGVKGSTLSSGVDIWFKRTEKSIINEWYKGYLTDPMYYHKDTRGEGYDPYHVGDSRGTGGIGIWKDEKLQVSQNFISSKTIAEGPLRTVFELTYAPWSEFGVKETKRISLDLGSNFSKFESSFDTEKPAPNYTIGISLHKNEGESKLNDKDGYYLHWEKIDDAFVGEGIVVNPKIVEKSVAFKSETPDQSNLLVITKPQKKLTYYAGFAWQKSGQIQTQKDWENILQKQSKIVANPLIITVK, from the coding sequence ATGAATAAAATATCAATAACCCGAATGAGTTGTGCAATCGTTTGCATAGCTGCGAATTTTGTGAATGCACAGACATCAATTCAGGTTAAAAATACTCAGAATTTCGCTCGAAATGAAATAGTTTCTCTTCCAATTAACCAGTTGAAGGGGTTTTTAGGGAAAAATAAAGCAGAAGATTTTAGAATTAAAGATGCTCAAAATAATTATGTTACCATTCAGTGGATTGATAACGATAGAGACGGAAAAAATGATGAGGTTCTTTTTCAGGCAAAAGTAGATGCGAAAAAGACCAATTCTTATAAAATTATTGCTGATTCAAAAGTAGCAGTTCCTGAAAGTAAACTGACAACCTATTCAAGATTAGTTCCTGAAAGAGTTGACGACTACACTTGGGAAAATGATAAAATTGCGTTCAGAGTTTACGGTCCAAAAGGTCAGGCTGAAGCTTTAGCAGGTGTAAAAGGAAGTACACTTTCAAGCGGGGTTGATATTTGGTTTAAAAGAACCGAAAAATCTATAATTAACGAATGGTACAAAGGTTATTTGACTGATCCGATGTATTATCACAAAGATACGAGAGGAGAAGGCTACGATCCTTATCATGTTGGAGACAGCCGTGGTACGGGAGGAATTGGAATTTGGAAAGATGAAAAACTTCAGGTTTCTCAAAATTTTATAAGTTCTAAAACGATTGCCGAAGGTCCTTTGAGAACTGTTTTTGAATTAACTTACGCTCCGTGGAGTGAATTTGGAGTGAAAGAGACGAAAAGAATTTCTCTTGATCTGGGTTCCAATTTTTCTAAATTTGAATCAAGTTTTGACACCGAAAAACCTGCTCCCAATTATACAATCGGAATTAGTCTTCATAAAAATGAAGGTGAATCAAAATTGAATGATAAAGACGGATATTATCTTCACTGGGAAAAAATAGATGACGCATTTGTTGGTGAAGGAATTGTTGTGAATCCTAAAATTGTAGAAAAGTCGGTTGCTTTTAAATCTGAAACTCCAGATCAGAGTAATTTGCTGGTTATTACAAAGCCTCAGAAAAAATTGACTTATTATGCCGGGTTTGCATGGCAGAAAAGTGGACAGATTCAAACTCAAAAAGATTGGGAAAACATTTTGCAGAAGCAATCTAAAATTGTAGCCAATCCATTAATTATTACCGTTAAATAA
- a CDS encoding response regulator transcription factor — protein MKILVIEDEKELLKSIHDSLIQEQFLIETAENYQSASEKIALYTYDCILLDIMLPGGNGLQLLQQLKDMDKSENVIIISAKDSLEDKLTGLELGADDYLTKPFHNAELNARIKAVLRRKNQDGKNSIEVANIELDLTERVFIVDGENITLNRKEFDILHFFLLNKKRLVTKTALAEHVWGDHIDQADNFDFIYYQIKNLRKKLQQSNAEIEIEAVYGIGYKLIEK, from the coding sequence ATGAAAATCCTTGTTATAGAAGACGAAAAAGAACTTTTAAAATCTATTCATGATTCTTTGATTCAGGAGCAGTTTCTTATTGAGACTGCAGAAAATTATCAATCTGCAAGTGAAAAGATTGCTTTGTACACGTACGACTGTATTTTGCTGGATATTATGCTTCCTGGTGGAAACGGTTTGCAACTTCTTCAACAGCTTAAAGACATGGATAAATCTGAAAATGTTATCATTATTTCTGCAAAAGATTCTCTTGAAGATAAACTTACAGGATTGGAACTCGGAGCCGATGATTATTTAACCAAACCTTTTCATAATGCCGAGCTCAACGCCAGAATAAAAGCAGTTCTTCGCAGAAAAAATCAGGATGGCAAAAACAGTATTGAGGTTGCCAATATCGAACTAGATCTTACCGAAAGAGTTTTTATTGTTGATGGGGAAAATATTACCCTTAACCGAAAAGAATTTGATATTCTTCATTTTTTTCTGCTTAATAAAAAACGGTTGGTAACCAAAACAGCTTTAGCAGAGCATGTTTGGGGAGATCACATTGATCAGGCCGATAATTTTGATTTTATTTATTATCAGATAAAAAATTTAAGGAAAAAACTACAGCAATCGAACGCCGAAATTGAAATCGAGGCTGTCTACGGAATCGGCTACAAATTGATAGAAAAATGA